In the Sus scrofa isolate TJ Tabasco breed Duroc chromosome 6, Sscrofa11.1, whole genome shotgun sequence genome, one interval contains:
- the LOC106509492 gene encoding carcinoembryonic antigen-related cell adhesion molecule 5-like: protein MAQQILTFHVISGGLTLGPAHTGQETVKPDGSHRRAQPRRHGPLHPTEDFDGHEPPDVECLPACVREAGSTHHHSLHLGSPGAAGLRDLELPVPKQEPVVGSGQLELSLDQQRLTIHQVTRNDSGPYQCEVKNPAITSLSEPLLLDVILLMDNQWEPGPSGQQLFLSAIHLGTAGVYTCEATNPASGSHSAINTLIVIPEYMPQPSILADNIAPMEDMDSVTLTHWGPRGAVPRPQVPHPPNITRNDTGLYQCEASNSATSSLSNPLPVNMNYGPGVPVINPMDSTFVAGSNLTLSCFASSNPPAAYTWRVDGSPGPAGQLLSILDVSLNSSGLYSCHAANADTGLQSMAQLVVHIKDQGSCVFSPEKIQTIQHGVMIQKAGYYLAIHHLTSYPVKEEKTHKLHVQRRSNWDVNSETAGCHGTHGSLEI, encoded by the exons ATGGCCCAGCAGATCTTAACTTTCCACGTGATCTCGGGGGGCCTGACCCTCGGCCCTGCTCACACAGGCCAGGAGACGGTGAAGCCAGATGGTTCTCACCGCCGGGCTCAACCTCGCAGACATGGGCCCCTACACCCTACGGAAGATTTTGATGGACATGAGCCACCCGACGTGGAGTGTCTACCTGCCTGTGTACG AGAAGCTGGCTCCACCCACCATCACAGCCTCCACCTCGGCTCCCCTGGAGCTGCGGGACTCCGTGACCTTGAGCTGCCAGTCCCCAAGCAA GAGCCCGTGGTGGGCAGTGGGCAGCTGGAGCTgtccctggaccagcagagaCTAACCATCCACCAGGTGACCCGGAACGATTCAGGACCTTATCAGTGTGAGGTCAAGAACCCGGCCATCACCAGCCTCAGCGAGCCCCTGCTCCTTGACGTCATCT TACTCATGGACAATCAATGGGAGCCCGGGCCCTCTGGCCAGCAGCTCTTTTTGTCCGCCATCCACCTGGGCACAGCTGGAGTCTACACCTGTGAGGCCACCAACCCTGCCTCGGGCAGCCACAGTGCCATCAACACACTGATTGTCATCCCTG AGTACATGCCTCAGCCCAGCATCCTGGCTGACAACATTGCCCCCATGGAGGACATGGACTCTGTCACCCTGAC CCACTGGGGGCCGAGGGGAGCTGTCCCCAGACCACAGGTTCCTCACCCTCCGAATATTACACGGAATGACACTGGGCTCTACCAGTGTGAGGCCAGCAATTCTGCCACTTCCAGCCTGAGCAACCCCCTCCCCGTGAACATGAACT ACGGACCCGGTGTCCCGGTGATAAACCCCATGGATTCCACCTTCGTGGCTGGCTCCAACCTCACCCTCTCCTGCTTTGCCAGCTCCAACCCGCCTGCTGCGTACACGTGGAGGGTGGATGGGAGTCCAGGGCCAGCAGGGCAGCTCCTCTCCATCCTGGATGTCTCGCTGAACAGCTCGGGGCTGTACAGCTGCCATGCTGCCAATGCAGACACAGGCCTCCAGAGCATGGCCCAGCTGGTGGTCCACATCAAAG ATCAGGGCAGCTGTGTCTTCTCACCTGAGAAG ATCCAGACAATTCAACATGGAGTCATGATCCAGAAGGCCGGATACTACCTTGCAATTCACCACTTGACGTCTTATCCTGTCAAAGAAGAGAAGACCCACAAGCTGCATGTGCAGAGACGCTCCAACTGGGACGTGAACAGTGAAACAGCAGGATGTCATGGTACACATGGTAGCTTGGAAATCTGA